Proteins from a genomic interval of Thermoanaerobacterium thermosaccharolyticum DSM 571:
- a CDS encoding PTS mannose/fructose/sorbose transporter subunit IIC, whose translation MSTIQLILVILVAAIAGIGSVLDEFQTHRPLVASTLIGIILGDVKTGIILGGTLEMIALGWMNIGAAMAPDAALASAISTILVIAGHQSIGAGIAIAVPIAAAGQVLTILARTITVFFQHRADIYAEKGDLSGIDRNHLISLLIQAARVAIPVALVASVAGTSGVNAMLNSIPEVVTRGLQIAGGFIVVVGYAMVINMMEARYLMPFFFLGFVIAAFTSFNLVALGIIGLVAAIVYVQLNPKYQQIASDDLDEL comes from the coding sequence ATGAGTACGATACAATTAATACTGGTGATTTTGGTTGCTGCAATTGCTGGAATTGGTAGTGTACTTGATGAATTTCAGACTCATCGCCCACTTGTTGCATCAACACTTATAGGTATTATCTTGGGTGATGTTAAAACGGGAATCATTCTTGGAGGTACACTTGAAATGATTGCGCTTGGATGGATGAATATAGGTGCTGCAATGGCTCCTGATGCAGCGCTTGCAAGTGCTATCTCAACTATCTTAGTAATTGCAGGACATCAATCAATTGGAGCTGGTATTGCGATAGCAGTTCCAATTGCGGCGGCTGGACAAGTTTTAACAATATTAGCAAGAACAATAACTGTATTTTTTCAACATAGGGCTGACATATATGCAGAAAAAGGAGATCTAAGTGGAATAGACAGAAACCATCTTATTAGTTTATTGATACAGGCGGCTCGCGTGGCAATACCTGTAGCATTAGTAGCTTCGGTTGCTGGTACCAGTGGAGTTAATGCAATGTTAAATTCTATACCAGAAGTAGTAACGAGGGGATTACAGATTGCAGGAGGATTTATCGTTGTAGTAGGTTATGCAATGGTTATAAATATGATGGAAGCTAGATATCTGATGCCATTCTTTTTCTTAGGTTTTGTTATAGCAGCATTTACAAGCTTTAACTTGGTAGCATTGGGAATAATTGGTCTAGTAGCAGCAATTGTATATGTACAATTAAATCCAAAATATCAACAAATTGCAAGTGATGATTTAGATGAACTATAA